A window from Rhinolophus sinicus isolate RSC01 linkage group LG01, ASM3656204v1, whole genome shotgun sequence encodes these proteins:
- the VWA5B2 gene encoding von Willebrand factor A domain-containing protein 5B2 isoform X9 — MPGLYCPSSWTPLTLTDSWVRACANGPCLSLRARLTYHNPQPQPVDGVFVYPLAEAEVVSGFQAEAAGRRVSFQLQSRRRSQAACCRALGPGLGASTPRRCAQGHLVLDLAQARSTLVLPTGLIAAAGTMTVTLCSSQELPSRPDGVLRVALPSVLTPLAPSGPPGPPRSPGLCDDRLGLCPTSCFGVGSPQEEGLAWEEPAAPPDVFLGPARCPAPYTFSFEMLVTGPCLLAGLESPSHALRADAPPHASSAATICVTLAEGHHCDRALEILLHPSEPHQPHLMLEAGSLSSAEYEARIRARRDFQRLQRRDSDGDRQVWFLQRRFHKDILLNPVLVLSFCPDLSSKPGHLGTATREFLFLLDGSSVAHKDAIVLAVKSLPSQTLINVAIVGTSVQPFFPASRLCSDDTVQLICENVETLQAAGGPPDVLAALDWAMRQPQHRAHPRQLFLLTAASPMAATTHQTLELMRWHRGAARCFSFGLGPACHQLLQGLSALSRGQAYFLRPGERLQPMLVQALRKALEPALSDISVDWFVPDAVEALLTPREIPALYPGDQLLGYCSLFRVDGFRSRPPGGQEPGWQSLGGSVFPSPEEVPSATSPGTEPTGTSEPLGTGTVTGELSNPWAAGDSERSTDALTDPVTDPGPNPSSDTAIWRRIFQSSYIREQYVLTHCSASPEPGPGSTGSSESPGSQGPGSPEGSAPLDPPSQQGCRSLAWGEPAGSRSCPLPPPPLAPVKPGALSAEVLGRQRRAALAGRSLSSPPGQVNPVHGRPRHPSLGAAPDGSGPEPGQQLGPGLDDSGNLLSPAPMDWDMLMEPPFLFTAVPPDRELGSPAMPLPPQPPRCHVVIRALCGEQPVCWEVGVGLETLWGSENDGSLPASLPEREGAWDQALHRLTAASVVRDNEQLALRGGAETMADWGSSLEGGRWECTPSCSAYCSMVVQAMPAGPGCEPFRQARSALPPPASPAL; from the exons ATGCCCGGCCTGTATTGCCCCTCCAGCTGGACGCCGCTGACCCTCACGGACTCTTGGGTTCGGGCCTGCGCCAACGGACCGTGCCTCAGCCTGCGGGCCCGGCTCACCTACCACAACCCGCAGCCACAGCCGGTGGACG GCGTGTTTGTGTACCCGCTGGCCGAGGCCGAAGTGGTATCGGGCTTCCAGGCGGAGGCGGCGGGTCGGCGCGTCTCCTTCCAGCTGCAGAGCCGGCGCCGCTCGCAGGCGGCTTGCTGCCGCGCGCTAGGTCCCGGGTTGGGGGCTTCGACGCCCCGCCGCTGTGCGCAGG GTCATCTTGTCTTGGATCTGGCCCAGGCCCGGTCCACACTCGTGCTGCCCACCGGCCTCATCGCCGCGGCCGGCACCATGACAGTGACCCTGTGCAGCAGCCAGGAGCTGCCCTCAAGGCCTGATGGGGTGCTGCGTGTGGCTCTGCCCTCGGTGCTCACCCCGCTGGCCCCGTCAGGTCCACCAGGCCCCCCCAGATCTCCGGGGCTCTGTGACGACAGGTTGGGCCTATG CCCTACCAGCTGCTTCGGGGTGGGCAGCCCTCAGGAGGAAGGGTTGGCCTGGGAGGAGCCAGCTGCTCCTCCGGATGTGTTCTTAGGCCCTGCCCGCTGCCCTGCCCCATACACCTTCTCCTTCGAGATGCTGGTGACTGGGCCATGCCTGCTGGCAG GCCTGGAGAGCCCCTCTCATGCTCTGCGGGCAGACGCACCCCCTCACGCCAGCTCTGCAGCCACCATCTGTGTCACCCTGGCCGAGGGTCACCACTGCGACAGGGCCTTGGAGATCCTGCTGCACCCTAGTG agcCCCACCAGCCGCACCTAATGCTGGAGGCTGGCAGCCTGAGCTCAGCAGAATATGAGGCCCGGATTAGGGCCCGCCGGGATTTCCAGAGGCTACAGCGAAGGGACAGTGATGGGGACCGGCAG GTGTGGTTCCTGCAGCGACGCTTCCACAAGGACATCCTGCTGAACCCGGTGCTGGTGCTAAGCTTCTGCCCGGACCTGAGTTCCAAGCCTGGACACCTGGGCACAGCGACCCGGGAGTTCCTTTTCCTGTTGGATGGCAGCAGTGTAGCACACAAG GACGCCATTGTTTTGGCAGTGAAGTCACTCCCGTCCCAGACGCTCATCAACGTGGCGATAGTTGGCACATCAGTGCAGCCCTTCTTCCCTGCGAGCCGGCTTTGCAGTGAT GACACTGTGCAGTTGATCTGTGAGAATGTCGAGACTCTGCAGGCTGCGGGCGGTCCCCCAGATGTGCTGGCTGCGCTGGACTGGGCCATGAGGCAGCCCCAGCACAGGGCCCACCCTCGGCAGCTGTTCCTGCTCACTGCTGCCTCACCCATGGCTGCCACGACCCACCAAACTCTGGAGCTGATGAGGTGGCACAGGGGGGCAGCCAG GTGCTTCTCCTTTGGGCTAGGGCCTGCCTGCCACCAGCTGCTCCAGGGTCTGTCTGCCCTCAGCAGGGGCCAGGCCTACTTCCTGAGGCCTGGGGAGAGGCTGCAGCCCATG CTGGTACAGGCTCTGCGGAAGGCACTGGAGCCTGCTTTGAGTGACATCTCTGTGGACTGGTTTGTGCCTGATGCAGTGGAGGCACTGCTGACCCCCCGGGAGATCCCAGCACTCTACCCTGGGGACCAGCTGCTGGGTTACTGCTCACTCTTCAGGGTGGATGGCTTCCGGTCCCGCCCCCCTGGG GGCCAAGAGCCTGGCTGGCAGAGCTTGGGTGGCTCTGTGTTCCCATCCCCAGAGGAGGTGCCATCTGCCACCAGCCCTGGCACTGAGCCCACTGGCACCTCAGAGCCACTGGGAACAGGCACTGTGACAGGAGAGCTGTCCAACCCCTGGGCTGCGGGGGACTCAGAGCGGA GTACGGATGCTCTGACTGACCCCGTCACAGACCCTGGACCCAACCCCTCTTCCGACACAGCCATATGGCGCCGCATCTTCCAGTCCTCGTATATCCGGGAGCAGTATGTGCTCACCCACTGCTCTGCCAGCCCTGAGCCAGGCCCAGGCTCCACAGGCAGCAGTGAGTCCCCCGGCTCCCAGGGCCCTGGCTCCCCTGAAGGCAGTGCTCCCCTGGATCCCCCTTCTCAGCAAGGCTGCCGAAGCCTGGCTTGGGGAGAACCTGCAGGCTCCCGGTCCTGCCCGCTGCCTCCACCCCCACTGGCTCCAGTCAAG CCTGGGGCCTTAAGTGCTGAGGTGCTGGGCCGTCAACGCAGAGCAGCTCTGGCTGGCCGAAGCCTCTCATCACCCCCAGGCCAGGTGAACCCAGTCCATGGCCGCCCCCGGCACCCCTCTTTGGGTGCAGCACCAGATGGGTCAGGCCCTGAGCCAGGGCAGCAGCTGGGACCAGGCCTGGATGACTCAG GAAACCtgctctccccagcccccatggACTGGGACATGTTGATGGAACCACCCTTCTTGTTCACGGCTGTGCCCCCCGACAGGGAATTGGGCTCCCCAGCAATGCCGCTACCTCCCCAGCCTCCACGCTGCCATGTGGTGATCCGGGCCCTTTGTGGGGAGCAGCCTGTGTGCTGGGAGGTGGGTGTTGGGCTAGAGACACTATGGGGGTCTGAGAATGATGGCTCCCTGCCTGCATCACTCCCTGAAAGAGAAGGTGCTTGGGACCAAGCCCTCCATCGGCTGACAGCAGCCTCTGTGGTCCGCGACAATGAGCAGCTGGCTCTCCGAGGAGGCGCTGAGACCATGGCTGACTGGG GAAGCTCTCTAGAGGGTGGGCGATGGGAGTGCACCCCCTCCTGTTCAGCATACTGCTCCATGGTTGTACAGGCCATGCCCGCAGGTCCTGGCTGCGAGCCATTCAGACAAGCAAGGTCAGCTCTGCCCCCTCCTGCTTCACCTGCCCTGTAG
- the VWA5B2 gene encoding von Willebrand factor A domain-containing protein 5B2 isoform X3, protein MPGLYCPSSWTPLTLTDSWVRACANGPCLSLRARLTYHNPQPQPVDGVFVYPLAEAEVVSGFQAEAAGRRVSFQLQSRRRSQAACCRALGPGLGASTPRRCAQGHLVLDLAQARSTLVLPTGLIAAAGTMTVTLCSSQELPSRPDGVLRVALPSVLTPLAPSGPPGPPRSPGLCDDRLGLCPTSCFGVGSPQEEGLAWEEPAAPPDVFLGPARCPAPYTFSFEMLVTGPCLLAGLESPSHALRADAPPHASSAATICVTLAEGHHCDRALEILLHPSEPHQPHLMLEAGSLSSAEYEARIRARRDFQRLQRRDSDGDRQVWFLQRRFHKDILLNPVLVLSFCPDLSSKPGHLGTATREFLFLLDGSSVAHKDAIVLAVKSLPSQTLINVAIVGTSVQPFFPASRLCSDDTVQLICENVETLQAAGGPPDVLAALDWAMRQPQHRAHPRQLFLLTAASPMAATTHQTLELMRWHRGAARCFSFGLGPACHQLLQGLSALSRGQAYFLRPGERLQPMLVQALRKALEPALSDISVDWFVPDAVEALLTPREIPALYPGDQLLGYCSLFRVDGFRSRPPGGQEPGWQSLGGSVFPSPEEVPSATSPGTEPTGTSEPLGTGTVTGELSNPWAAGDSERSTDALTDPVTDPGPNPSSDTAIWRRIFQSSYIREQYVLTHCSASPEPGPGSTGSSESPGSQGPGSPEGSAPLDPPSQQGCRSLAWGEPAGSRSCPLPPPPLAPVKPGALSAEVLGRQRRAALAGRSLSSPPGQVNPVHGRPRHPSLGAAPDGSGPEPGQQLGPGLDDSGNLLSPAPMDWDMLMEPPFLFTAVPPDRELGSPAMPLPPQPPRCHVVIRALCGEQPVCWEVGVGLETLWGSENDGSLPASLPEREGAWDQALHRLTAASVVRDNEQLALRGGAETMADWEPAESPGTPSASRGHLDAAPLTTVAHSKGLQGGSLAGSSDADQNGNCKSALWDPAAPTGGSHRLPPQPSSRLSLGFRKARGPNTGQISDHNSEGSDHDYLPLVRLQEAPGSFRLDAPFCTAVRIPQERLCRASPFAAHRASLSPTSASSPWALLGPGVGQGDSATASCSPSPSSGSEGPGQVDSGRGSDTEASEGAEGPVGADLRGRTWATAVALAWLEHRCAAAFGEWELAAAKADCWLQAQHLPDGLDLAALKAAARGLFLLLRHWDQNLQLHLLCYSPANM, encoded by the exons ATGCCCGGCCTGTATTGCCCCTCCAGCTGGACGCCGCTGACCCTCACGGACTCTTGGGTTCGGGCCTGCGCCAACGGACCGTGCCTCAGCCTGCGGGCCCGGCTCACCTACCACAACCCGCAGCCACAGCCGGTGGACG GCGTGTTTGTGTACCCGCTGGCCGAGGCCGAAGTGGTATCGGGCTTCCAGGCGGAGGCGGCGGGTCGGCGCGTCTCCTTCCAGCTGCAGAGCCGGCGCCGCTCGCAGGCGGCTTGCTGCCGCGCGCTAGGTCCCGGGTTGGGGGCTTCGACGCCCCGCCGCTGTGCGCAGG GTCATCTTGTCTTGGATCTGGCCCAGGCCCGGTCCACACTCGTGCTGCCCACCGGCCTCATCGCCGCGGCCGGCACCATGACAGTGACCCTGTGCAGCAGCCAGGAGCTGCCCTCAAGGCCTGATGGGGTGCTGCGTGTGGCTCTGCCCTCGGTGCTCACCCCGCTGGCCCCGTCAGGTCCACCAGGCCCCCCCAGATCTCCGGGGCTCTGTGACGACAGGTTGGGCCTATG CCCTACCAGCTGCTTCGGGGTGGGCAGCCCTCAGGAGGAAGGGTTGGCCTGGGAGGAGCCAGCTGCTCCTCCGGATGTGTTCTTAGGCCCTGCCCGCTGCCCTGCCCCATACACCTTCTCCTTCGAGATGCTGGTGACTGGGCCATGCCTGCTGGCAG GCCTGGAGAGCCCCTCTCATGCTCTGCGGGCAGACGCACCCCCTCACGCCAGCTCTGCAGCCACCATCTGTGTCACCCTGGCCGAGGGTCACCACTGCGACAGGGCCTTGGAGATCCTGCTGCACCCTAGTG agcCCCACCAGCCGCACCTAATGCTGGAGGCTGGCAGCCTGAGCTCAGCAGAATATGAGGCCCGGATTAGGGCCCGCCGGGATTTCCAGAGGCTACAGCGAAGGGACAGTGATGGGGACCGGCAG GTGTGGTTCCTGCAGCGACGCTTCCACAAGGACATCCTGCTGAACCCGGTGCTGGTGCTAAGCTTCTGCCCGGACCTGAGTTCCAAGCCTGGACACCTGGGCACAGCGACCCGGGAGTTCCTTTTCCTGTTGGATGGCAGCAGTGTAGCACACAAG GACGCCATTGTTTTGGCAGTGAAGTCACTCCCGTCCCAGACGCTCATCAACGTGGCGATAGTTGGCACATCAGTGCAGCCCTTCTTCCCTGCGAGCCGGCTTTGCAGTGAT GACACTGTGCAGTTGATCTGTGAGAATGTCGAGACTCTGCAGGCTGCGGGCGGTCCCCCAGATGTGCTGGCTGCGCTGGACTGGGCCATGAGGCAGCCCCAGCACAGGGCCCACCCTCGGCAGCTGTTCCTGCTCACTGCTGCCTCACCCATGGCTGCCACGACCCACCAAACTCTGGAGCTGATGAGGTGGCACAGGGGGGCAGCCAG GTGCTTCTCCTTTGGGCTAGGGCCTGCCTGCCACCAGCTGCTCCAGGGTCTGTCTGCCCTCAGCAGGGGCCAGGCCTACTTCCTGAGGCCTGGGGAGAGGCTGCAGCCCATG CTGGTACAGGCTCTGCGGAAGGCACTGGAGCCTGCTTTGAGTGACATCTCTGTGGACTGGTTTGTGCCTGATGCAGTGGAGGCACTGCTGACCCCCCGGGAGATCCCAGCACTCTACCCTGGGGACCAGCTGCTGGGTTACTGCTCACTCTTCAGGGTGGATGGCTTCCGGTCCCGCCCCCCTGGG GGCCAAGAGCCTGGCTGGCAGAGCTTGGGTGGCTCTGTGTTCCCATCCCCAGAGGAGGTGCCATCTGCCACCAGCCCTGGCACTGAGCCCACTGGCACCTCAGAGCCACTGGGAACAGGCACTGTGACAGGAGAGCTGTCCAACCCCTGGGCTGCGGGGGACTCAGAGCGGA GTACGGATGCTCTGACTGACCCCGTCACAGACCCTGGACCCAACCCCTCTTCCGACACAGCCATATGGCGCCGCATCTTCCAGTCCTCGTATATCCGGGAGCAGTATGTGCTCACCCACTGCTCTGCCAGCCCTGAGCCAGGCCCAGGCTCCACAGGCAGCAGTGAGTCCCCCGGCTCCCAGGGCCCTGGCTCCCCTGAAGGCAGTGCTCCCCTGGATCCCCCTTCTCAGCAAGGCTGCCGAAGCCTGGCTTGGGGAGAACCTGCAGGCTCCCGGTCCTGCCCGCTGCCTCCACCCCCACTGGCTCCAGTCAAG CCTGGGGCCTTAAGTGCTGAGGTGCTGGGCCGTCAACGCAGAGCAGCTCTGGCTGGCCGAAGCCTCTCATCACCCCCAGGCCAGGTGAACCCAGTCCATGGCCGCCCCCGGCACCCCTCTTTGGGTGCAGCACCAGATGGGTCAGGCCCTGAGCCAGGGCAGCAGCTGGGACCAGGCCTGGATGACTCAG GAAACCtgctctccccagcccccatggACTGGGACATGTTGATGGAACCACCCTTCTTGTTCACGGCTGTGCCCCCCGACAGGGAATTGGGCTCCCCAGCAATGCCGCTACCTCCCCAGCCTCCACGCTGCCATGTGGTGATCCGGGCCCTTTGTGGGGAGCAGCCTGTGTGCTGGGAGGTGGGTGTTGGGCTAGAGACACTATGGGGGTCTGAGAATGATGGCTCCCTGCCTGCATCACTCCCTGAAAGAGAAGGTGCTTGGGACCAAGCCCTCCATCGGCTGACAGCAGCCTCTGTGGTCCGCGACAATGAGCAGCTGGCTCTCCGAGGAGGCGCTGAGACCATGGCTGACTGGG AACCAGCCGAGTCCCCAGGTACCCCTTCTGCTTCTCGGGGCCATCTAGATGCAGCTCCTCTGACCACAGTTGCCCACTCTAAAG GACTTCAGGGAGGCTCCCTGGCAGGCAGCTCGGACGCAGACCAAAATGGCAACTGCAAGTCTGCTTTGTGGGACCCTGCAGCCCCCACCGGAGGTTCTCATCGTCTGCCCCCCCAGCCTTCCTCTAGGCTTAGCCTGGGCTTTCGGAAGGCCAGAGGCCCTAACACAGGCCAGATTAGTGACCACAACAGTGAAGGAAGCGACCACGACTACCTGCCCTTG GTGCGATTGCAAGAGGCACCCGGCTCCTTCCGCCTGGACGCGCCCTTCTGCACAGCGGTGCGCATCCCCCAGGAGCGACTGTGCCGCGCCTCCCCCTTTGCTGCGCACCGCGCCAGCCTCAGCCCGACTTCAGCCTCATCTCCCTGGGCTCTTCTGGGCCCTGGTGTTGGCCAGGGCGACAGTGCCACAGCTTCCTGCAGCCCGTCCCCCAGCTCAGGCTCCGAGGGTCCCGGCCAGGTGGACAGTGGGCGGGGCTCAGACACCGAGGCCTCGGAGGGAGCAGAAGGGCCGGTTGGGGCCGACCTGCGGGGCCGAACCTGGGCCACAGCCGTGGCACTCGCGTGGCTGGAGCACCGCTGTGCCGCCGCCTTTGGCGAGTGGGAACTCGCAGCAGCTAAGGCCGACTGTTGGCTGCAGGCACAGCACTTGCCTGACGGCCTCGACCTGGCTGCCCTCAAGGCTGCGGCCCGGGGCCTCTTCCTGCTGCTGCGCCACTGGGATCAGAACCTGCAGCTGCACCTGTTGTGTTACAGCCCAGCAAACATGTGA
- the VWA5B2 gene encoding von Willebrand factor A domain-containing protein 5B2 isoform X1: MPGLYCPSSWTPLTLTDSWVRACANGPCLSLRARLTYHNPQPQPVDGVFVYPLAEAEVVSGFQAEAAGRRVSFQLQSRRRSQAACCRALGPGLGASTPRRCAQGHLVLDLAQARSTLVLPTGLIAAAGTMTVTLCSSQELPSRPDGVLRVALPSVLTPLAPSGPPGPPRSPGLCDDRLGLCPTSCFGVGSPQEEGLAWEEPAAPPDVFLGPARCPAPYTFSFEMLVTGPCLLAGLESPSHALRADAPPHASSAATICVTLAEGHHCDRALEILLHPSEPHQPHLMLEAGSLSSAEYEARIRARRDFQRLQRRDSDGDRQVWFLQRRFHKDILLNPVLVLSFCPDLSSKPGHLGTATREFLFLLDGSSVAHKDAIVLAVKSLPSQTLINVAIVGTSVQPFFPASRLCSDDTVQLICENVETLQAAGGPPDVLAALDWAMRQPQHRAHPRQLFLLTAASPMAATTHQTLELMRWHRGAARCFSFGLGPACHQLLQGLSALSRGQAYFLRPGERLQPMLVQALRKALEPALSDISVDWFVPDAVEALLTPREIPALYPGDQLLGYCSLFRVDGFRSRPPGGQEPGWQSLGGSVFPSPEEVPSATSPGTEPTGTSEPLGTGTVTGELSNPWAAGDSERSTDALTDPVTDPGPNPSSDTAIWRRIFQSSYIREQYVLTHCSASPEPGPGSTGSSESPGSQGPGSPEGSAPLDPPSQQGCRSLAWGEPAGSRSCPLPPPPLAPVKPGALSAEVLGRQRRAALAGRSLSSPPGQVNPVHGRPRHPSLGAAPDGSGPEPGQQLGPGLDDSGNLLSPAPMDWDMLMEPPFLFTAVPPDRELGSPAMPLPPQPPRCHVVIRALCGEQPVCWEVGVGLETLWGSENDGSLPASLPEREGAWDQALHRLTAASVVRDNEQLALRGGAETMADWGHARRSWLRAIQTSKVSSAPSCFTCPVAVDATTREVLPTALQVRSSEPAESPGTPSASRGHLDAAPLTTVAHSKGLQGGSLAGSSDADQNGNCKSALWDPAAPTGGSHRLPPQPSSRLSLGFRKARGPNTGQISDHNSEGSDHDYLPLVRLQEAPGSFRLDAPFCTAVRIPQERLCRASPFAAHRASLSPTSASSPWALLGPGVGQGDSATASCSPSPSSGSEGPGQVDSGRGSDTEASEGAEGPVGADLRGRTWATAVALAWLEHRCAAAFGEWELAAAKADCWLQAQHLPDGLDLAALKAAARGLFLLLRHWDQNLQLHLLCYSPANM; this comes from the exons ATGCCCGGCCTGTATTGCCCCTCCAGCTGGACGCCGCTGACCCTCACGGACTCTTGGGTTCGGGCCTGCGCCAACGGACCGTGCCTCAGCCTGCGGGCCCGGCTCACCTACCACAACCCGCAGCCACAGCCGGTGGACG GCGTGTTTGTGTACCCGCTGGCCGAGGCCGAAGTGGTATCGGGCTTCCAGGCGGAGGCGGCGGGTCGGCGCGTCTCCTTCCAGCTGCAGAGCCGGCGCCGCTCGCAGGCGGCTTGCTGCCGCGCGCTAGGTCCCGGGTTGGGGGCTTCGACGCCCCGCCGCTGTGCGCAGG GTCATCTTGTCTTGGATCTGGCCCAGGCCCGGTCCACACTCGTGCTGCCCACCGGCCTCATCGCCGCGGCCGGCACCATGACAGTGACCCTGTGCAGCAGCCAGGAGCTGCCCTCAAGGCCTGATGGGGTGCTGCGTGTGGCTCTGCCCTCGGTGCTCACCCCGCTGGCCCCGTCAGGTCCACCAGGCCCCCCCAGATCTCCGGGGCTCTGTGACGACAGGTTGGGCCTATG CCCTACCAGCTGCTTCGGGGTGGGCAGCCCTCAGGAGGAAGGGTTGGCCTGGGAGGAGCCAGCTGCTCCTCCGGATGTGTTCTTAGGCCCTGCCCGCTGCCCTGCCCCATACACCTTCTCCTTCGAGATGCTGGTGACTGGGCCATGCCTGCTGGCAG GCCTGGAGAGCCCCTCTCATGCTCTGCGGGCAGACGCACCCCCTCACGCCAGCTCTGCAGCCACCATCTGTGTCACCCTGGCCGAGGGTCACCACTGCGACAGGGCCTTGGAGATCCTGCTGCACCCTAGTG agcCCCACCAGCCGCACCTAATGCTGGAGGCTGGCAGCCTGAGCTCAGCAGAATATGAGGCCCGGATTAGGGCCCGCCGGGATTTCCAGAGGCTACAGCGAAGGGACAGTGATGGGGACCGGCAG GTGTGGTTCCTGCAGCGACGCTTCCACAAGGACATCCTGCTGAACCCGGTGCTGGTGCTAAGCTTCTGCCCGGACCTGAGTTCCAAGCCTGGACACCTGGGCACAGCGACCCGGGAGTTCCTTTTCCTGTTGGATGGCAGCAGTGTAGCACACAAG GACGCCATTGTTTTGGCAGTGAAGTCACTCCCGTCCCAGACGCTCATCAACGTGGCGATAGTTGGCACATCAGTGCAGCCCTTCTTCCCTGCGAGCCGGCTTTGCAGTGAT GACACTGTGCAGTTGATCTGTGAGAATGTCGAGACTCTGCAGGCTGCGGGCGGTCCCCCAGATGTGCTGGCTGCGCTGGACTGGGCCATGAGGCAGCCCCAGCACAGGGCCCACCCTCGGCAGCTGTTCCTGCTCACTGCTGCCTCACCCATGGCTGCCACGACCCACCAAACTCTGGAGCTGATGAGGTGGCACAGGGGGGCAGCCAG GTGCTTCTCCTTTGGGCTAGGGCCTGCCTGCCACCAGCTGCTCCAGGGTCTGTCTGCCCTCAGCAGGGGCCAGGCCTACTTCCTGAGGCCTGGGGAGAGGCTGCAGCCCATG CTGGTACAGGCTCTGCGGAAGGCACTGGAGCCTGCTTTGAGTGACATCTCTGTGGACTGGTTTGTGCCTGATGCAGTGGAGGCACTGCTGACCCCCCGGGAGATCCCAGCACTCTACCCTGGGGACCAGCTGCTGGGTTACTGCTCACTCTTCAGGGTGGATGGCTTCCGGTCCCGCCCCCCTGGG GGCCAAGAGCCTGGCTGGCAGAGCTTGGGTGGCTCTGTGTTCCCATCCCCAGAGGAGGTGCCATCTGCCACCAGCCCTGGCACTGAGCCCACTGGCACCTCAGAGCCACTGGGAACAGGCACTGTGACAGGAGAGCTGTCCAACCCCTGGGCTGCGGGGGACTCAGAGCGGA GTACGGATGCTCTGACTGACCCCGTCACAGACCCTGGACCCAACCCCTCTTCCGACACAGCCATATGGCGCCGCATCTTCCAGTCCTCGTATATCCGGGAGCAGTATGTGCTCACCCACTGCTCTGCCAGCCCTGAGCCAGGCCCAGGCTCCACAGGCAGCAGTGAGTCCCCCGGCTCCCAGGGCCCTGGCTCCCCTGAAGGCAGTGCTCCCCTGGATCCCCCTTCTCAGCAAGGCTGCCGAAGCCTGGCTTGGGGAGAACCTGCAGGCTCCCGGTCCTGCCCGCTGCCTCCACCCCCACTGGCTCCAGTCAAG CCTGGGGCCTTAAGTGCTGAGGTGCTGGGCCGTCAACGCAGAGCAGCTCTGGCTGGCCGAAGCCTCTCATCACCCCCAGGCCAGGTGAACCCAGTCCATGGCCGCCCCCGGCACCCCTCTTTGGGTGCAGCACCAGATGGGTCAGGCCCTGAGCCAGGGCAGCAGCTGGGACCAGGCCTGGATGACTCAG GAAACCtgctctccccagcccccatggACTGGGACATGTTGATGGAACCACCCTTCTTGTTCACGGCTGTGCCCCCCGACAGGGAATTGGGCTCCCCAGCAATGCCGCTACCTCCCCAGCCTCCACGCTGCCATGTGGTGATCCGGGCCCTTTGTGGGGAGCAGCCTGTGTGCTGGGAGGTGGGTGTTGGGCTAGAGACACTATGGGGGTCTGAGAATGATGGCTCCCTGCCTGCATCACTCCCTGAAAGAGAAGGTGCTTGGGACCAAGCCCTCCATCGGCTGACAGCAGCCTCTGTGGTCCGCGACAATGAGCAGCTGGCTCTCCGAGGAGGCGCTGAGACCATGGCTGACTGGG GCCATGCCCGCAGGTCCTGGCTGCGAGCCATTCAGACAAGCAAGGTCAGCTCTGCCCCCTCCTGCTTCACCTGCCCTGTAGCTGTGGACGCTACCACTAGGGAGGTCCTGCCCACAGCCCTGCAGGTGCGGAGCTCAG AACCAGCCGAGTCCCCAGGTACCCCTTCTGCTTCTCGGGGCCATCTAGATGCAGCTCCTCTGACCACAGTTGCCCACTCTAAAG GACTTCAGGGAGGCTCCCTGGCAGGCAGCTCGGACGCAGACCAAAATGGCAACTGCAAGTCTGCTTTGTGGGACCCTGCAGCCCCCACCGGAGGTTCTCATCGTCTGCCCCCCCAGCCTTCCTCTAGGCTTAGCCTGGGCTTTCGGAAGGCCAGAGGCCCTAACACAGGCCAGATTAGTGACCACAACAGTGAAGGAAGCGACCACGACTACCTGCCCTTG GTGCGATTGCAAGAGGCACCCGGCTCCTTCCGCCTGGACGCGCCCTTCTGCACAGCGGTGCGCATCCCCCAGGAGCGACTGTGCCGCGCCTCCCCCTTTGCTGCGCACCGCGCCAGCCTCAGCCCGACTTCAGCCTCATCTCCCTGGGCTCTTCTGGGCCCTGGTGTTGGCCAGGGCGACAGTGCCACAGCTTCCTGCAGCCCGTCCCCCAGCTCAGGCTCCGAGGGTCCCGGCCAGGTGGACAGTGGGCGGGGCTCAGACACCGAGGCCTCGGAGGGAGCAGAAGGGCCGGTTGGGGCCGACCTGCGGGGCCGAACCTGGGCCACAGCCGTGGCACTCGCGTGGCTGGAGCACCGCTGTGCCGCCGCCTTTGGCGAGTGGGAACTCGCAGCAGCTAAGGCCGACTGTTGGCTGCAGGCACAGCACTTGCCTGACGGCCTCGACCTGGCTGCCCTCAAGGCTGCGGCCCGGGGCCTCTTCCTGCTGCTGCGCCACTGGGATCAGAACCTGCAGCTGCACCTGTTGTGTTACAGCCCAGCAAACATGTGA